The Microterricola viridarii genome segment CAAGCGGCTCATGGGTCTGCTGCGCCCGGAGCGGGCCAAGATGAGCTTCGTGGTGCTGCTGGTGATCATCTCGGTGGTCTTCACGGTGATCGCGCCCAAGGTGCTCGGACAGGCCATGGACGTCATCTTCAACGGCGTGCTCGGCAAGCAGCTGCCGGCCGGAGTGCCGCTCGACGATGTCATCGCCCAACTTCGCGCGGAGGGCAACACTCAGTTCGCCGACATGCTCTCGGGAACCTCGGTCGTTCCGGGGGAGGGCATCGACTTCGTCCGGCTCTCCCAGCTGATCTTCATCGTGCTGGGGCTCTACCTCGTCGCGTCCTTCCTGACGTGGGCCCAGGGTTTCATCCTGAACGGCCTCGTCATGCGCATCGTCTACAAGCTGCGCCAGGACATCGAGGAGAAGCTGAACCGCCTGCCGTTGAGCTACTTCGACACCCGGCAGCGCGGTGACCTGATGTCGCGCGTCACGAACGACGTCGACAACGTGCAGGCCGCGCTGCAGCAGGCGTTCTCCCAGCTGGTGCAGTCGCTGCTGACCGTCATCGGCATCGCCGCGATGATGTTCATCGTCTCCTGGCAGCTCGCCCTGATCGCCCTGATCGCGCTGCCGCTGTCCGCGTTGATCGCCGGCGTCATCGGCGTCCGCTCACAGAAGCTCTTCGCCGCGCAATGGAAGAACACGGGCGCGCTGAACGGGCACATCGAGGAGACCTTTTCCGGCCAGGAAATTGTGCGTGCATTCGGCAGGGACAAAGAGATGCTCGAGGAGTTCGACGCCCGCAACGACCAGCTGTTCACGGCCTCCTTCGGCGCCCAGTTCGTATCGGGCATGATCATGCCGGCGATGACCTTCGTCTCCTACCTGTCGTACGTGATGATCGCCGTCGTGGGCGGGCTGCGCGTGGCATCCGGCCAGATGACGCTCGGTGATGCGACCGCATTCATTCAGTACTCGCGCGAGTTCACCCAGCCGATCAGCGAGATGGCCAGCCTGGCCAACATGCTGCAGTCCGGCGTCGCCTCCGCCGAGCGCACGTTCGAGCTACTCGACGCCGAGGAACAGGAGCCCGACCAGGTCAGCGCCAGCTTGCCGGAGCCGACCGACGGCCACGTCGAGTTTCAGGGCGTCTCGTTCCGCTACAGCGAGGACGTTCCATTGATCGAGAACCTCTCCTTCTCGGCAGAGCCGGGCCACACCGTGGCAATCGTGGGTCCGACAGGAGCGGGCAAGACCACGCTGGTGAACCTGGTGATGCGCTTCTACGAGCTCACCGCGGGCCGGATCCTGCTCGACGGCGTCGACGTGCACACGTTGAGCCGCGACGAGCTGCGCTCACAAGTCGGGATGGTGTTGCAGGACGCCTGGCTGTTCGGCGGCACGATCCGCGAGAACATTCGCTACGGCCGGCTCGACGCCACCGACGAGGAAGTCGTGGCCGCGGCACAGGCCACCATGGTCGACCGCTTCGTGCGCCAGCTGCCGCACGGCTACGACACCGTGCTGGATGCCGATGGCGGCAGCGTCTCGGCCGGCGAGCGGCAGCTCATCACGATCGCGCGGGCGTTCATCGCGAACCCCTCACTGTTGATCCTCGACGAGGCGACGTCCTCCGTCGACACCCGCACCGAGCTGCTCGTGCAGCAGGCCATGGCCGCGCTGCGCAGTGACCGGACCTCCTTCGTGATCGCGCACCGGCTCTCCACGATCCGGGACGCCCACACGATCCTCGTGATGGAGTCAGGCCGCATCGTCGAGCAGGGCAACCACGAGGAGCTGCTGGCGCGGCGCGGAGCCTACTTCGCGCTGTACCAGGCGCAGTTCCAGGGAGGGGTGTCGGCGGACGACGACGCGTTCGAGAGTGACGAGGCGTTGGAGCCGAACTAGGCGAGGATCGCGTCGACGGCCGCGTCGCCGCGGAGTTCCCGCATTCGTTCGATCACCCGGTCGACGGCCGGAATGGTGAGCGAGGCGCAGACCACGCTGTTGGCGCCCAGCGACTCCAGGCCGCCTGCACGGATACGGATGACCTCCCAGCCGACCTCGGCCAGTGCGTCGTCCTTCTCTCGGTCGGAGGCCTGCTTGAGGCCGCGGTGCGCGCGCCTGCTGCGACCCGGGTCGTCGTACTCGACGGCGATGCGGAGCGCGGGTATCACGATGTCGGGCCACGCCTCCTGCCGTCCGTAGAACATGCGCGCCAGCCGGATCGTATTGACACCGCGGGGCACCGTGATGCGCTCGGCCAGCAGCATCCGCAGTCGCTGCTCTGTCATCGATGTGCGGGTGCGCAAGCCCGCATTCATCGACGCAACGCCGGCCTCCCGCACGGCGGCCGCGCCGCTCGCGTTGCGGATGCACTTGGCGCAGCTTGGCCCGCTCAGCATGGCAAGCACGGTGGCCTGGTAGCGGTCGTGGCCGCGCGGGCACACCCAGGTGTACTCGGCACCAACCCGGGTCTCATTCGCCAGCAGCGCCCGCTCTGGCGGGGCGACCTTGCGCAGGAGCTCAGCGCGGGAGCGCTGGGTCTCGGCGATCAGCATGCAGAGCGGGCAGGCACGCTGCAGGGTGAGCACGCGCGACCCGTCCTCCGCCGCAGCGGCGCTCGCGCCGTGCCCGCATCGGAAACTCACCGCAACCATCCCGATTTCCCTTCGTCGACCCGCAAGCAGGCTACCCCGCTCCGCCGACACCGGCGTGTGCGCTTGACCCCAAACGGGGGTCAACGCACAATGGGCACGTAGACGAGCTGAGTCTCCCGGTGAAAGGCGAACGATGAGCGACCCGAACGATCTCCCGCACGACTCCGCGGAGCCGATTCCTGCAGAACCCGCCCAACGGACGGAGGAGTTCTCGGTGGCGCCCGCGGAATCGGAGTCGGAAGCCGACGAGCGCTCGGCCGCCGATGCGCCTGCCCGGCAGTCGCTCAGCGCCGACCAGAACATTCGACTGATGATCGTTGTCATCG includes the following:
- a CDS encoding ABC transporter ATP-binding protein, with the translated sequence MATDETPNENLSVEYTPTEADGDMFGGAPAKKAQHFWPSAKRLMGLLRPERAKMSFVVLLVIISVVFTVIAPKVLGQAMDVIFNGVLGKQLPAGVPLDDVIAQLRAEGNTQFADMLSGTSVVPGEGIDFVRLSQLIFIVLGLYLVASFLTWAQGFILNGLVMRIVYKLRQDIEEKLNRLPLSYFDTRQRGDLMSRVTNDVDNVQAALQQAFSQLVQSLLTVIGIAAMMFIVSWQLALIALIALPLSALIAGVIGVRSQKLFAAQWKNTGALNGHIEETFSGQEIVRAFGRDKEMLEEFDARNDQLFTASFGAQFVSGMIMPAMTFVSYLSYVMIAVVGGLRVASGQMTLGDATAFIQYSREFTQPISEMASLANMLQSGVASAERTFELLDAEEQEPDQVSASLPEPTDGHVEFQGVSFRYSEDVPLIENLSFSAEPGHTVAIVGPTGAGKTTLVNLVMRFYELTAGRILLDGVDVHTLSRDELRSQVGMVLQDAWLFGGTIRENIRYGRLDATDEEVVAAAQATMVDRFVRQLPHGYDTVLDADGGSVSAGERQLITIARAFIANPSLLILDEATSSVDTRTELLVQQAMAALRSDRTSFVIAHRLSTIRDAHTILVMESGRIVEQGNHEELLARRGAYFALYQAQFQGGVSADDDAFESDEALEPN